In Acanthopagrus latus isolate v.2019 chromosome 6, fAcaLat1.1, whole genome shotgun sequence, the genomic window atctGCTACATTCATGACTTAAGATTTTTAACTTCCGGTTGCAACAGGATGTCCAGCCTACAATTCAAATGATGCAATTTTGCCTCAATTTATGATAATCATCTAGACTTGTAAACTTGTTTTGATTGCACTTTTATGGCTCTTTGAAATAGTAGCACTTGTTAATATGTTTACAAAATACACACTGAAGTAAGGCAGCGCACCAGCTTGATGATACCGGCTTCACATGTCTGTGAGAGCAGGTTGTTCTGCTTCAGACAAGACAAAATCAGATGCATGGGGCGGAAATACCCTCCGATGTATTTTAGCTAATTTGGTGGCATATACACTTGGGATAAACACAAATTTATAGTGATACTTTGATACTTTCCTCATAATCTTCTAATAAGTTACTTGGAAAGGACTGTGATTTGGCaatcaataagaaaaatataaaagtaaaaaaataataataatacacatgCTAATACTGTCTGAATAATCCAGTGGccagtggttgtgtttcactgGTGACTGAATAGTTAATAGTCCTTGTACTTTTTGCACACTATTTGTTTTACAGTTATGGTCACAGACTctcaaaaaaagacaaaacacacaagcaaacaaagttaaaggcagaattGATTGCTTGCATTTTCTCCCCTCAAATTTAATGCAGTATTAATGTGATTGTGAATTGGTTTGGCCACAACAATCATGTCGTGAGCATCGTGGCAGCCTTACTACCAATTCATGAATTCCCATTAAATGACTGAAGTTATAGCTTaacatgcaaagaaaaaacagattcagttcaaacatgtaaaaaggTTTGTAAACTGATGTTAACTGAAGGgatttatttgtaaaaacagataaaagcaaTTCAGGAGCATAAAAATAAGATTTGAGTTATATTATCAgattaacaaaacacattaataaacacaaatggaGAAATGTGTTCCCAAAAAGAACCCCTCAGAATAACTACTTCAGTGTACGTCATGCAGCTCTTTCAAGGATTTCCCATGAAAAATCATCAACCCTGTCACTAAAACTTAAAGAGTCTCAGGGCATTAGTGCCAAATTACACAGTTCTGTAGCCTGCAGGATGCTTACAACAAATTATTAGGAAATAGTGGACCACTAttaaaataatggtaaaaatggGCAGGTATGCTCCAATCTCAaactatataatataaagaaacttgatattgattttgaaTATTTATGCAGAATTAACAGGTAATCGTTAGTGagattaaacactgaaacacagccaGGTTTTTTGTGTTAATGAAGATAAGACACCAAACTGTCACTCAGTTCACTCACTCATCCAGTGCACAGTGTAAACACGCACAATAGGCTGGTACAGtttatacataaaaataaataatataatcaAAAAGTAAGAAattgaatagaatagaataaagtTCTATACATCTTCTCTGAATAAACACAGTAACCTTTCATAATGGAGTGTCACAGTAATCTCTGCATACAAAGGAAAGTAACCTGAAAGTCTCACCTGTAAGCCGTTAAATCTGGATCTGATCCACTATAAGCCAGGGATCTGTTCAGTCAACTGTGTCAACTCAAAATACGTCTTTCCTCTCAGCAGCCTCTCTTCCCCAATTATTATAGTCCTTCAGCTCATGTGTAATCCAATTAGAGCTCCACCCGCCACCCAAACCCCCATCCtacccttacacacacacacatagtttgCAACATCTTCGTCATTAGTCTTTGTGGAATAGATTAAAGAGTTTGGATAAAATCATTTGATGCATTTCTAGTAGGCTAATACAGATATGTATAAAAATATCATTCTCTCGTTTCACCTGTGTTTACTTCATGAAATCAACATAAACATTGCATACTGTTAGAGTAAACAATAGGAAAACTTGAAGTATAGGGTTTCTGTGTGTCCCAGGAAGAATTGAAAGGACGTGGAAAAAGTGTACGCCCTGCGGGCGGAtattgctgttttgtgtttgtgacgcTGTCATTGACTGgtgtgtgagagcagagagCCAAATAACTCCCACACTCTCTAAATCAATGACCACTCAAGGGACAAGCGGAAGCGTTCTGACCGACCCGTTCCTCccacaaaaagtcaaaagtttgaTTACACCCACCTGGAAGTCATGAGGTCATATCTCCACAGCCAATAATCAACAGAATAAATGGTGGCAGATtatgttcctgcaaaccacgACTATGTTGAAACgctacatttctttttcagttttatgtaaTGTTGACGTCTGGCTAAAATGACCCAGTGTTGCCAgttgaaacaggaagtgctctGGTCTTGAACAGTGCTCTCCCACTTGGCAGTCTAGCTGTCACTTCACCAccatctcctcatcctcctgatAGGAAGGTCAGCTCATTCAAGCCTAATGTCATCTGAAAGTAATACGATATGTATTGAACAGAAACGTATGCCAACACTGAAAGTCTGTTGCTTGCCAATATGCATACAGAGCTAACCCACGCTGTGTTCATGGctgcatttgattttttatgtattttgaacAAACGTGCACTCTGTCTGGAGGTTGAACCGTTTATATTTGAGTAGTCAAAGGTCAAGGTGTTTatgtaaatcattttattcatataatccaaaatcacaatcacatcgcctcagtgggctttacaatcaCAATCAGCTTCACTGCGACATCATTGTACTCAGCAACCTGACCGGTTCGCGGAAGCATAACATTGATGCGGAAATGTGCTTTTATGTGAGACTTTCATCCTtcagtctcttcttcttcatttacCAAACCAACCCTTTCTGTAATTGCCATTAGAAAAGCTGATTTTCCATGAGGAACCGAGGAGGaggtttgacacacacacacacacactgacttacTTGCATTCAAACAATAATGAGATACTTTTTTTCAGATTGCCTGATTGGCTTGGAGCTTTGTGTTGTAGTTGGATCAATGTTTCATGGTGCTGTACTAGATTAGCAACAACTCCAAAGATCTATTGGGGGCTTAGACTTGGTTTTATCGGTTAGGTTAGAATTGGGTTGAGGTTAGTGTTAGTGTGATGGTCAGGGTTGGCCATTGAGTCATGATGACAACAGTCAGGGTAAGGGGCTAGGGAATGCATTACGTCAGTGAGGGTCCTCAAAAGTAATGCGTCATCATGCGTGCGCGCATAGTTGTTGACCCCAGGAGGCTAGATCAGTTTCACTTAATTAACACCTTGAAAGTTCTTTGGATCAGCAGGTTTCTCACATTGCATTTTCTAATCATCTGGAAGATAAGTTGCCTTAAATACTGGAACACGTGTGGCGAGGGGCACTGAGAGGGGAAGCCGAACAACACCACCTTGACTTGCAACAAAGAAATATTTGAGCTATTGAGATCGGTTGGGAAATGAAAAAGGACACACAGGCTTTTTACTGAAAAGGCAGAGGCGCAAGTTTTTAAGTAAGTTAAAGGTTCTATCTTAAACCATGTCAACAGGCAGGAACTGCTGCGAGGGAAAAGGGTTAATGAGCAAattaaaaactcttaaaatcagTAAGGTGAATATAAACAACTTTATTACAATTATCTTTGAAAATAGGCCTCAGTGTGAAATATTAAGACAATCCGTGCAATTGTATTAACAGTCGATCCAACTACGATGATGAAAAAGGTAAATTAAGCTCTGGGGGGCAGACTACACAGAGGCGGTGTCCAGGGGTGCCACCACTACTCACCTTCAGTGCAGCACAGCAAAACTCACAACAAAATGGTGCAGTCAATAGTGTATACCCAAGCAAAAAGTGAAGGGACCTCACCATGGGTACCTGGCCTCCTAAGAATATGGCACTCTGCTTGGGAAAATAACTACACAAATGGTCAgaaaataagtaataaaaaaggaaacaaacaacaatgtaCAGTAACCCAGTTGGTCTGAACAAATTCACCTTTAAATATAACTGAGGAAAATTGACCTGAACCATTAGTTCAGACAAAATACAACactaatgaaacacaaaactaaactaaaggGGGAAATTTGGGCAAACGacaaaactaaaattaaaactatGGGCACAACAGCAGTGTTACTGTGCAGATGAACCACTCATAAACACAGAAAGCACTCTGGTAAGGGCTCAAATGGGGATTCCTCACATAGACACCAGAAGTAGAACAGTGGCACACAGGTGCCTTATAGCTTGGCCCTGATTAGGAAATTTGTTGGGGGAGAGTTGATTCGAGGCTGCATTCACCAACACGACACCTTGCTCTGGACTAGGTCAGTATACACCATCACACATGCCTGTAAACTTGTTCTTCCAAGAGACATTCTCTGGAAAACTTGACAAATGGGTGGAGGTATCTATCCATGAGTGAGTTGTTTTTCCTGTCCAACACCTTCTTGttgtcagttaaaaaaacaaagtcaagcATGGCAGCAAGCAGGAGTTGCGATTTTTAGTCATCTGTGGGCCTAAATTCACTTGTGACTGTTGATCACAAGTGAATTTAGGCACCCAAGTGAAGCACCGGTTTAGTCCTTTAGTTCAGGTTTCTAAATTCACTGATCAAAAGTCTGACAGTCTTTATGGCAGAGGGATACCATGTAACTTTGTTTAAGGCCCATATGAGGACGGATGCAAAATTCAGTTTTTGCCTAAAGCAAAGAACACTTTATGATAACCATCATCCATAAACAGTAAATTAATAGTTCATTAAACTTAAGTTAATCATTATTTCACCATCAACCATTGCTAATAACCATTGATACATTTTCCAAGCTTAACTTAACTTCAAgttcaatcttttttttgtgtgtgtgtctggattaAAAATATCACACCCAAAAACATTACAGTGAGCGAGGCAACGTGTGTTCACATATTATACATGACAGCATCAGACATGATAATTGCTCTGGGACTGTCAGTTTGATAAGACGATATGACGATGGTGACTCCCACTCACAGAGCAAATACTCCACAGACACAAACCCTGATGGTAGATGaaatcacatctgtgtgtggagCAGTGTGTGAGTCAGCCTGCATCAGCACGCTCTGATGAGTTTTGATTGGACTCTGGAGGGTTTTTCCTATCCATCAACTGGTGTTATTCCACTCAGGTCCCCACAGAAATGACTATGTAAACGGCACCACAATTAATGATTCACACAGTTGTTGTTAGATACGTGAAAGCCAGAGGGCTGCTTCCCCACACAGATGAGGACACAGAGCCTGTCAAGGGCTATATAACCAGGTAACtccacacacaaaacacaatatgtcACTTTAGGTCCcacttaatgtttttgttgtttttacatgtttcttTGGAGTAGTTGAGGCCTTCTAGCCCTGTTTGATCACTTCCTAAGTCTCCAGCAGGGGACAGtgaaggagcaacatctccTGGTGAGAGTGATAAAttcctcctcccttttccctctctcattttctcgtggattacttttaaaaaagcaggGAAAGATGAGAGTGAATaagagaaggacagagaagtGACCGGGTctcataaataaacagaattgaGGACCTCCAGACTCAGCACTGATTAAAAATAGATCACAAAAGGATGATGAGATCAACAGTACCATagcctgatgtgttttattttcaccaagtcagttcctcttttttttttttgttcaaaattATGCCACATAATAAGTGAGAGGTTACAAAACTGTGCAAATCTGcaataacttattttttttggcctcctgtaaatgatgtcttttcaaatctatttgggATCTTGTGGTTTCCAGAGACCTGGATGACACAAGACGAATTGTATGAAGccacatgattttttttttttttgctccagattttctttttgagaCTTTGACGTTTACTCAACTTTCCATCGACGTGGAGGTGATCTTATCCTTTAAATCCCAGTACTGTCTGTACTTCAGAGAAAGAATTTGGCTTTTAATACTAGAGGGTGACTGCTCTTTGTAAAACACTGCTCTCCTACAACTGCATCTTAATCTAACTGGTCATAAATCACGATGCGAATTGATATCACACTAAACTCAAAATATAGCTCTTTAAAGTGGCAGTTTACAAGGAACAGTTTACAAAGCACAATGGAAAAAACTCATCGGTGATATAAGACTCTAGATACGTTTACTCTAACACAGGTTTTTGTGCTACTGTAGTGAATCTTCTTGTTTTTGGCTGCTGTGGTCCATTTGGTCTTGAATGagcctttttctgtttccaaaGAAAGGGAAAAGCTCTGGAGTACTCTAACAGAATAAAGCCATTTTTGTGTGAGgggacaaagtgtgtgtgtgtgtgtgtgtgtgtgtgtgtgtgtgtgtgtgtgtgtgtgtgtgtgtgtgtgtgtgtgtgtgtgtgtgtaagagcaAAAGAAAGAGTAGAAAGGAAGTAAGAGGAATGACGTTATAGTAAAAGTGGGGGAAGGAATAAGATGAAAactcttttaaattaaaaaaataagagtgTTTATTTAAGAGTGTTTTAGTACTTAACATTGATCCAAGAGCAAATACAAATAAGAACATAAGGAGGAATGCCGGTTGGGAAACTGTGTCGAGATGAGTCAGGATTTCCATTTTATGGCATATGTGCTCCAATGAAAAATGCACTGTTGCTcaatgacagtgtttttttaatttttcattttaagggaTAAAAATTCAGCCTGCATTTAATAGTCATTCTGTATTCTCCTCATAAGGTCTGGATTTACAGAGACTTGCTGTATATCCTTCATCATACTGAGTCTCAGTTCACATTTCTAACTGATGTAGAAATGATGTATCATTGCTATCAAATGACTATCCAAAAACCACAGATCTCCAGTTTTGGTGATTTCGAAATGCTCATCCCTCTGCCTGAATCGGCATATTTTCCACTTATTCtattttcaggatgtttttgcACTTCAGCCTTTGTGCAGTCGTGTGTAGCCCCCAGCCAATATGACACAAAGTCAGGACTCTACAGAGATGtaactctgcagcagctctaGCAGCTCCTCTACTCCTGGTCTGTCATGAGGCGCTGAaggcctgtgtgtctgtttgactgagggcAGGGaaacctacaaacacacacacacacagagcagagaggcaaaGCCTGCACTTCAgcttatttatttgaattattaagTATTCAAGACTCATTCTCCTTGAGCTGAATGTATGTTAAAAATATTTGATCATAAACCTAAAAATGGGGGCTATCATTCTTGACTAATGACAActggattttgttttgatacatTGTTTTTAACAGGACTGTGATGACTCTGATTGAGAAAAAGATGGACCAACATATATAGCGTGAGTGAATGGGGCCTCAGAGAATAAAATAGGTCCTTCTCTAAATGAAGTTAGTGCAGAAAAGTGATGAGTTTAGATGTAAAAATGCATAGACAGCAAACAGGTCTAAACTGACAAAACTGCATCCACTatggtgttgtgtttttcttattcttcATTTGTGAATGCGTTCCGTCTTCCCCTCAGATAGCACCCTGTTCCCTCACATGTCTTGGCTGTATAAGAGATAAATTTGCTCACGGCAAGTGGGAAGACTTCTTTCAAGTATCtgggtcaaaaacaaaaacccaccgactgagagagagggagcggagGGACGCAGAGGGACGCGGAGGGACGCGGGGGACGCGGGGGACGCGGGGGACGAGAGGATAGCAgggcagacaaacaaaaaactgctttaGGACACATGGACTTTCCCCACGTGAATCAATATTCAAGCCCTGATCTCCCCGTTGAGCAATGAGGCCAAAGAGAAGAGGGAGCTGAAAGACAgatgagacagagggagggcTGTGGGATGTCATGTGTAAAGAAGGAGATTCTCATTGGAggcaaagagaaagaggatCGCTATGCATGTTTTGAGAAAGtaaaaggagggagaagagggtaaacaaaaaaagcatcCAACCCTCTGAAGCCATCTTGCTCACACTGCCACGCTCTGGACTCCAGCTCTGACTATTATTAAGGTAGGTGCTGCCACAGGATTTAAAATAATGCCATGAAAATATGAAGTTGTGGGTGGAACAGCAATTCTATTTTTAGCTGTAGTCAGTGCAGGAAAAAGAGGACATGCATTAATGGTTTAGCTTAGTGTGAGGGCTCTGTAttcctctgtttttcaaaacattttgaaaagattttaaaaatccagatttttttttcttgtttagtGTTTTTCCACTCCTGTAATTCCCTGCTGGCCTCTTCTAATGTGGGAATCATGACAGTTGaacactttttctgtttcttatcctgctgtgttttctcacaaaATATATGCTCTGCTCACATAATACGCTTAACTGACTTTTTTGCATTGAGATAGAATGATGCTTGTGCAGAGTTGACACAATCTGAGTAGtttggaaacatttaaatatatatacatttcctaactacatatatatatatatatatatctgagtAGTTAggaaatgtatatatatttaaattcgTTGTTCAGTATGCACAATGGGAACTCATTTGTTATGTTCTTGGCTTGTTTCTCTCTATACTTTTGTGTTTAGTGGCTTTGGGGGAATAAAAGCTGTAACAAGACCAGAATGATGTCCTCCAAGTTGAAGTGGCTGATTGTGATCCAGCTCCTGCTGAATGAACATGCTCTGTGCAGGGTCCCACCTTCTTTGGCTCCGAAAAACTCTGTGCTTCCGGGAAACGACTTCCATGGAGAAGTAGAGGAGACAGCCATACAGGATCATCAGTCTCTCCTGGGATCCCAACTGCAGCCTGGTCTCCCCTCTGTGGAAAATCCTGGTCCTGTATCGGTGGTTGCGCAAAAAGAGGTGCGAATCCGATCTGCCAAACGTGTAATATCAGACCTTAGAGGGAGGCTTCAGGGGCATATTCAAGATCGTCTCCACATCCAGGGTAACGTCAgctgtgaggagctgctgtctgccAGCACTGTGGATGACCCATCATCCTCCATGCTCCCCCAGGAGCTGCTGGGTCTCTCTTTGGTGCCTGTGTTGTTGGTAGCAGGCTGCCCACAGGAGGCGCAGACTCTGGTGCTCAAACTGTACGATCTGCTGGGAATAGAAGATACGGAGGagctgctgatggaggtggagggtcTGATAGAGAGGAGGTTGAGCAAGTCTGCATCTACGCTTGCACCTGCATCAGCAGCATCGCCTTCAGAGCGGGATGAAGCCGGGCGCCACATAGAGGCTGTGATGTttaacatccagcagctggCCACGATGGGAGAAGGTGTGTCAAAGCAGGAAGGGCACTGTGAGGGTTGGACCAGGGTGAATGCAACCACACTGGTAGGAAGAGCTGTGGACGGAGTCACAGGTGATCTAGAGGAGGCTGTGAACACCTGCGAGAGGCTGGGAGTCCTGTGTGCTGGTGTGACCAGCAGTGGACTACTCAAACCTGGAAGGTATCAGGCAGTCTTTAGGAAAGGTAGTCGCATCCTGCCATCTGAGTCCACAGAGTATGAATGCTGGATCCGTCAGTGCAGTGCAGAGGAGGATCTTTCGATCCCTCCCGCTTCAGGTCGAAGGATGAAGCGAAGCCCCCAGAGGAGCTGTATCAACAAAAGCGAGGAGCGTGTGTACAACGTGGTGGAGTGGATCCCCGGGGTCAGCACCCTCTACAACCTCGGCACAGCTGTGTATTATGCCTCAGTCAACTGCTCGGAAACAGCCAAGGAGAGGGCCATCCTCAGCGCTGTTGACCTCAGCACGGATGCGCTCATGGTCGCCACAGGAGGGACTGCAGGGGTTGCAGGCTACGCTTTGGGTGCAGGGATGAAGACTGGTGTGAAAGCTGGCGTCAGATATCTCCTCAACTCCATGAAGGAGGAAGACGACGTGCTGGTGAACCAGTTCAGCTGGGAGGAGGGCGTCATCACTGTCCAGTAGACTGGAGGATCAAGAAATCGGCCTGTGAAGCTTCGGCAATAAAAATCGTTATATTTagtatattcatttttttaaacaatgacacgggatagattttttttagctGTTACTG contains:
- the apof gene encoding uncharacterized protein apof, with the translated sequence MMSSKLKWLIVIQLLLNEHALCRVPPSLAPKNSVLPGNDFHGEVEETAIQDHQSLLGSQLQPGLPSVENPGPVSVVAQKEVRIRSAKRVISDLRGRLQGHIQDRLHIQGNVSCEELLSASTVDDPSSSMLPQELLGLSLVPVLLVAGCPQEAQTLVLKLYDLLGIEDTEELLMEVEGLIERRLSKSASTLAPASAASPSERDEAGRHIEAVMFNIQQLATMGEGVSKQEGHCEGWTRVNATTLVGRAVDGVTGDLEEAVNTCERLGVLCAGVTSSGLLKPGRYQAVFRKGSRILPSESTEYECWIRQCSAEEDLSIPPASGRRMKRSPQRSCINKSEERVYNVVEWIPGVSTLYNLGTAVYYASVNCSETAKERAILSAVDLSTDALMVATGGTAGVAGYALGAGMKTGVKAGVRYLLNSMKEEDDVLVNQFSWEEGVITVQ